In Setaria italica strain Yugu1 chromosome IX, Setaria_italica_v2.0, whole genome shotgun sequence, the genomic stretch ATAACAACTCGTACAATGTGAGGGTAGTCTAATACTTCTAAACTTTAACTTATGAGGTGATTATTTCGCGAAACAACAACTTATTTCTCTCACCTTCCTCTCTCTACTGAGCATCAACATAAATCCTACATAACACTAAGACAACTTTTAAGACAGCTGATGTGTACCGAGGGCATACAAATATTTTCTAAACATGTCTGGCTTAGTCAAAAGGCTGAGTAAAACACTAGAGAGGACAGAGGAagcaattcaaaattcagacCCAACACCAGATGATGTAGCGTGTAGAAAACATGCCAAACCcaacttctttttttccttcaagtCAGATGATCCGATGATGGATCACCGGGTGGTACGGCTAACGTCGAATGGTTCAACAGAGAGCTTTTGATACTGCTTCCTTTTTAGACACCAGATGTTCCATCAGGGCTTAAGGCAAAAACACAAATAGACGGACGTGTACAATCAACTTGCCTCGTTCATAAAGAATTTTGATCAAGCCAAATTTGAGTGTCAACAAGCTAATAAGGAACCAAGTTTTTGGCTAACTTCTTGAGCTATACTACTGTAAAAGCTACCGTTCACAATCCCAAGTTAAAACAAACTGTACCGAAAGGGATCTTGTATCAGCTGACCAATAGCTGCTTGTTCTTTTTTTCAGCGTTTCTCTATGGCAGTCGCAGCTATAAGTAGTAGATGTAAACTTGTAACAGAGACACAAGATCGAGTCAATTTGACAATTTACAATACAAAAACTGATAAGCAACCAAAGTTTGGCTAACTTCTTGTGTTATTACTGACTAGCATGTTAACGAGCGTGAGAGCGATGCTGGTGTACTGCTTAGCGCGGCGCACCCTGGCGCGCAGCTCGGccctcaccggcgccggcgcggactTGCGGGGGCAGAGGCCGTCGGCGCAGGTGTCCTCGTTGGTCATGGCGGCGCTGAGCCACGTCCGCGCGTCGTCCACGCGCCAGGTCACCTCGAGGCCCACGGCCCGCTCGACCCCGCGCAGCCgctcggccgcgcgcgccgcctggTCCGCGGCCGACGCGACGAGCTCGGCGCAGTCGCGGAGCGCGCCGGAGgacgcgccgccggagccgggccGCGGGATgcgcgcggcgagggcgtcGAGCGCGGCCAGCGTGAGGTTGGCGGAGGCCAGCGCGAGGCGCGCGTGGCTGGAGTGCACGGAGGCCGCGTACGGGGACAGCGCCGCGCAGCAGAGGCGCGGGTAGAGCGTGCGCGCGCAGCAGCCGCGCACGAACTCCACCTCCGCCTGCTCTGCCCCTGCTGCGTCGccgaggccggccggcgccggcgcaggcggcAATGCGGaggctgccggcgccggcgcgggcggcaatGCTGAGGCTGCCGCCTGCTGCCATGTGGCGGCCACGGCGAGGAGGAATATTGCGAGGACGAGCAGCATTCGGTCCGTCTGTTTTGGGAAACTGATGAGTGTGGATAGATTTGAATTTGCTGCAAGGACGAGATGAGTGATTGATGAGAAACGATATGCAAACGAAAAAGATTGGAGTTGGAGATAGAGGATTTGTGACCGCGAGTGCGCGACCCCCCCAAGCAGTCCAGCCAATACAATCAAATGGAACCATCCTGGCAGATTAGCGCCTCCTGCATATGCACATACAAACCGACAGGCAACCAGTTTGGCAGTTTACCAGATACAGAGTGTGAACAATTGGACATTATTAGTGATACACGCATAAAACCAAAAGGCAATTTTGTAGTGAGGCTATTAGGGGCATTTAGTGGTAAACATTGCCCCAAAAAACGATCGTCTACATGCAAGCAAGAGTAACGATATTTGTTCATGAAAGAAATCTGAAGTCAATGTAGTCTAAGGAAGTTGTATCATTCAACGAAATCTTTTACTCTGGACGTTTATATGAATGCGCTATGTTTTCATCAAAACACTCTAGCATGTACTAGATAGAATCTGATAAAAAGCAAGTACGTTGTTGGTTGGCACAGACAGACATGAGCAGGATGATACTTGAGATCTAAACAATGATATTAGCACTGCAAAATGTGATATATAAGGGCCAGTGGTCACCATCTGAAactagaagttttttttttttttgcatatataAGTCTAACATGTCTCGGTTAAATAATCAAAAGCAGAGAAGACAAGTGAaaattaaggggtgtttggatcctaagctaaagtttagtccgtgtcacatcgaatattcagaagctaattagaagtactaaatatgagttaattataaaactaattacatagatggaggctaaacggcgagagtATCTATTACGCCTCTTTACTCCGATTGAGGCCGTTACCAGCAGCACGTTGACTCAGATNNNNNNNNNNNNNNNNNNNNNNNNNNNNNNNNNNNNNNNNNNNNNNNNNNNNNNNNNNNNNNNNNNNNNNNNNNNNNNNNNNNNNNNNNNNNNNNNNNNNNNNNNNNNNNNNNNNNNNNNNNNNNNNNNNNNNNNNNNNNNNNNNNNNNNNNNNNNNNNNNNNNNNNNNNNNNNNNNNNNNNNNNNNNNNNNNNNNNNNNNNNNNNNNNNNNNNNNNNNNNNNNNNNNNNNNNNNNNNNNNNNNNNNNNNNNNNNNNNNNNNNNNNNNNNNNNNNNNNNNNNNNNNNNNNNNNNNNNNNNNNNNNNNNNNNNNNNNNNNNNNNNNNNNNNNNNNNNNNNNNNNNNNNNNNNNNNNNNNNNNNNNNNNNNNNNNNNNNNNNNNNNNNNNNNNNNNNNNNNNNNNNNNNNNNNNNNNNNNNNNNNNNNNNNNNNNNNNNNNNNNNNNNNNNNNNNNNNNNNNNNNNNNNNNNNNNNNNNNNNNNNNNNNNNNNNNNNNNNNNNNNNNNNNNNNNNNNNNNNNNNNNNNNNNNNNNNNNNNNNNNNNNNNNNNNNNNNNNNNNNNNNNNNNNNNNNNNNNNNNNNNNNNNNNNNNNNNNNNNNNNNNNNNNNNNNNNNNNNNNNNNNNNNNNNNNNNNNNNNNNNNNNNNNNNNNNNNNNNNNNNNNNNNNNNNNNNNNNNNNNNNNNNNNNNNNNNNNNNNNNNNNNNNNNNNNNNNNNNNNNNNNNNNNNNNNNNNNNNNNNNNNNNNNNNNNNNNNNNNNNNNNNNNNNNNNNNNNNNNNNNNNNNNNNNNNNNNNNNNNNNNNNNNNNNNNNNNNNNNNNNNNNNNNNNNNNNNNNNNNNNNNNNNNNNNNNNNNNNNNNNNNNNNNNNNNNNNNNNNNNNNNNNNNNNNNNNNNNNNNNNNNNttatggactaattaggcttaatagattcgtctcgccgtttagcctccatctgtgcaatgagttttgtaaatagtctatgtttaatactcctaattagtatctaaacattcgatgtgacgggaactaaagtttagcgcaggatccaaacaccccataaaTCCTTGAAAATATGCATACACAAGAAAAATAATCAGCTCAGTTCGGAGAATCACCACCAAACAATATTTAGGCAAATTATCGGGTATCAGCTGTAGCAAAGGAAGGGAAAGTTGCATATCATGTCAATATCATCCACAGAATCACAGCTACTGTACAGGTGTACTGATGTCTCTCCTTTCCGTGACCACTGACCAAGCTGATGCTGGTCTAAGCTTATCCATCACTGCTTTCAAATGGCAAACACGTTTGATTACAATATACATGATCGAGAAATTCAGCAATCCATAATGCCCCTTGATAGTTCCAATTCcaatttcaaaattaaaataTCAAGAGCAGTTGAAAAATATTACCACTAGCATGCTTTGATGGTTCCAAACTTTCAATGTACCATGCAAGGACAAACACTAACAAATGCAAGCTGGCTAACCATTTACTGGTTGCAATAAACTAGATGACTATAGTTTCCCAACACAAAATTAACTGGGAAATGAATATAACGGTATATAGAGTACCTACAAATTACCTGGATTATTCTGTTACCATTGAGTCATGAAAGCAGACAGTGTTATCCCCCACAAAGGAACACACTGAGCTTAACAAAGCATTGACAAACAAAAGCAGGATAATACAAGCAGTTTAACTGAAAGAAAAACACTAGCCTTCCTGGAGGCAATTAAACAACCTAACCAACAGAACACAGAGACATGCATACAACAAATAAAATGGAACTTCTTATTTCAGGAGTCTACTGAAATTACTGATCTAGCTAGTGTTAGAGACATTGCAGTAACAACACATAGCTGCAGAGAATGTAACATTTTCAATGCTCATCTGCTAATGCCTCAGAGAACAAGGGGACATAAGGAAGGTATGGCTCCCAGCAGTCATGTCCGAGATTGCGGATCACACGAACTTCCTTGCGGTCCAGTTCATATGACATCAGTGTATTGTCCAGCCCATAAACAAAGTAAATCAAATTGCATTCTGGGTGAACTGTAATCACTGTGTAATCCAGATCGAATCGAACATTCTTCTGTCGAAACAGAAGCAGAGTTCTGACTGAATGCTTCAATGTCCATTCATGAGTACCATGGTCTTCAAGGATCCAGATCGACAGTTTGGAGGTATCAGCACCATCAACATTAACCAAACACAAGTGATCTTTAGCTTGATGGATGCAGCCAGAATCACCACCAGATGTCACAGGAATTGTCATCCATGTCTTTCCCTCCATGTCCACAGCCAGTATCGCATCAGAGTAGGTGAGCATTTGCAGTTGTGAGTAAGCCTGTGCCTAGGGTGGACAACAAGTCCACAATCTCTCTAGTCAAGAATCCTGTGCATCATGATCGGAGCAAGCATATTGATATAAGGTTTCATTTAATCCGGGATTATGCACAAAATGGGCAGATCGAGGTGAAGTTCATTAGGACTGATGACAGCTTGGTGAGTACTCACAAAACCACTCAGCAAGACGAAGTTCCAGGAGCTCTGCGCCAAAATTGGCCTCTGTATCTGTAAGTAGTTCAGTGCACAAGTCTTAGGAGGAGATTTGTTGAATAAGCCTTGTGCACGTTAGCTATTTTTTAGCCCAGTTTGTTAGAGCACATAGCTGAGTTAGCTGCGCGCGTGTAGAGCTCTGACGTGTGCTTGGTCCACACGGGAGCGCGTCTAGCACATCACGTTCCTGATGCTCGGGATGGCAGGCGTCGTGGAGGGAGTGTGGTGCGTGTATCTTGGCCCGTCGAGGCCGGAGTTCAGTTAGCATTCCTTGTTGCTCTTATATCAGTTAATGGAGTTCAGAAAAAGCTGCTAGTTGCAACACAAAAACAAGACTGTGTCTCTGTGTTCCACAGGTGTTCGTGTGAGTTTGTGTGTGTGACAGCGTGAGTTCTTGAGTTCGCCGGCGACGCGGACAACGTCATTTCTCCAGCGAACTCTGACAAGTGGCATTAGAGCCGGTTGCAGGTCGGGAATCGATCGCGGGGAGTACCGCCGCTGGAATTGTGACCGTGCGATAGAGTACACGCTGATGATGAGGTCTACGCCACCGCCGTTGACGAACAAGGGCGACGGGTCGAGCGGCACCAACGATGGCGTTGTCGTCCAGCAGGTGGTTCGTGAGGTGTGCGCGGGACTAGCTACGCCGCCCTCACCTAGAACAACTACTATGACTGGGCGCTGCTCATGAAGGTCAAACTGAAGGCGCGAGGGCTCTGGACGGCGGTCGACATCGGTGGTGTCGACCCAATGATGGACGGCGGTCGACGTCGGTGGTGTTGACCCAATGAAGGACATGGCAGCGCTGGATGCCATCTGCAACGCCATTCCACGGAGATGGTGGCCACGATCGCCAAGAAGCACACGGCGAAGCAGGCGTGGgacgccatcgccgccatgTGCATCGGCGACGACCACCGAGTGAAGAAATCCACAGCGCAGCAGCTACGTCACCAATTTGATTTGGCGACGTGTAAGGAGACCAAGTCGGTGGAAGATTACGCGCTCCGCCTCAATGGCATGGCGGCCAATCTCTCGACGCTCAGAGAAACCCATGGAATAGGTGAAGATCGTCGAGAAGATGCTCCGCAGCATGCCAGCGTGTTTCAAGTAGTCCAGACCCTCCTCGACCCGATGACCCTCACCGTCGATGAGTTGACGGGGCGCATGAAGGCCGTGGAGGAGGCGTTCGAGCCACCATCGCCGCAGATGCAACTCGATGGGAAGCTATACCTGACGGAGGAGGAGTGGGACGCGATAACGAGGACATTCCTAGTATTCACTCATCTTCACATGAAACTCCACTTGATATAgctggtccaattacaagaagtagagttaaacaattggagaaggaaattcattctcaggtgaatgctaaccttatgtttaataatcagtttatgttgaatgagcctatgcttttgagttcttgttccaatatccttaggaatgatggagtatatgaaccagcatgggatgaagatggattcaagcctctggacatttgaaccaagaagcctatggtgtgcatgaataaaatggtggttcatcacctttgCATTGGAATGCAACCAGAAGCTAGATGACTGACACATGGTACAAATTCCAAGCATCACCGTGTACAGAATACAAGAAGTTAGATGGTTTTCTATATGTGGATGGAAGCGCCTTCAAGTCTACTTTCCAGTCCATCAAACGGTTCATTatttggacttcccaataaagagTTATGCTCATTTTAGTAACTGCTGCCAGAAGTGCATGCGCATGCTGCCATTTACTCCAAGCTGAACGCCCctatctctatatatatatcttgtactagacaatgaaaggtCAAATCTTGATTGGCTAAATTCAGAATACACAAACTCGTGGAGTTTTGTTTATGCGTGAGTCTTGAGAGGCttgcaacacttgttctttcGATTCCTGAGGGAGTTGTAGAACGCCGAACTGCGGTTCACCCAGTTCGTGCCTTCACATCTATAGGGCGTG encodes the following:
- the LOC101785261 gene encoding 21 kDa protein; this encodes MLLVLAIFLLAVAATWQQAAASALPPAPAPAASALPPAPAPAGLGDAAGAEQAEVEFVRGCCARTLYPRLCCAALSPYAASVHSSHARLALASANLTLAALDALAARIPRPGSGGASSGALRDCAELVASAADQAARAAERLRGVERAVGLEVTWRVDDARTWLSAAMTNEDTCADGLCPRKSAPAPVRAELRARVRRAKQYTSIALTLVNMLVSNNTRS